Proteins co-encoded in one Elusimicrobiota bacterium genomic window:
- a CDS encoding GNAT family N-acetyltransferase yields MNDMLGKRKYDSAKCELRYSMALPVELRQLVREVFNVITEPGMRGKGHGSKLMQAIADEADKCGKTLILIPDNEKLELWYNKFGFIKVQQEPKPLMLRKPVEMTTRGNNGKRSAGS; encoded by the coding sequence GACATGCTGGGAAAACGTAAATACGACTCAGCCAAGTGTGAGTTGAGATATTCTATGGCGCTACCTGTAGAATTAAGGCAATTGGTTAGGGAAGTATTTAACGTTATAACAGAGCCAGGCATGAGAGGCAAAGGGCATGGTTCTAAACTTATGCAAGCAATTGCTGATGAGGCTGACAAATGCGGCAAAACCTTGATTTTAATACCCGATAATGAAAAGCTAGAATTGTGGTATAATAAATTTGGATTTATTAAGGTTCAGCAAGAACCGAAGCCTTTAATGCTGAGAAAGCCTGTCGAGATGACAACGCGAGGTAATAATGGAAAACGATCAGCCGGAAGTTGA